A genomic window from Pseudomonas alcaligenes includes:
- a CDS encoding CPBP family intramembrane glutamic endopeptidase yields the protein MPPLHLRLLLPALPLGLGLALGFIQPLGLLWIALFASWILLAEGRLPGWLWWSGGLVGGIALAAHLLPGFQATPLWPARQLSADAPPYALRLAWDKLLLGLSLLAWWLGREPDPRGSLRRTALVALATLLLVPLTALGLGMVGWQPKWPQELWLWLMVNLGVAVLAEELLFRGWLQGALVARLGAAAGIGISALLFGAAHIPFSPLFALVAGLAGLGYGLALHCSGRLWPALVLHGAVNLLHLLLLSYPLRMA from the coding sequence CTGGGCTTCATCCAGCCCCTGGGGCTGCTATGGATCGCCCTGTTCGCCAGCTGGATCCTCCTGGCGGAAGGCCGCCTGCCGGGCTGGCTGTGGTGGAGTGGCGGCCTGGTCGGCGGCATCGCCCTGGCCGCGCACCTGCTTCCCGGCTTTCAGGCCACACCACTGTGGCCAGCGCGCCAGCTCAGCGCCGACGCCCCGCCCTACGCCCTGCGCCTGGCGTGGGACAAGCTGCTGCTGGGCCTGAGCCTGCTGGCCTGGTGGCTGGGGCGTGAGCCCGACCCGCGCGGCTCTCTGCGGCGGACAGCCCTGGTCGCTCTCGCAACCCTGCTGCTGGTGCCGCTGACCGCTCTGGGGCTGGGAATGGTTGGCTGGCAGCCGAAATGGCCTCAGGAGCTGTGGCTGTGGCTGATGGTCAATCTGGGAGTGGCGGTACTGGCCGAGGAACTGTTGTTCCGCGGCTGGCTGCAGGGGGCTCTGGTAGCACGTCTGGGCGCCGCTGCCGGAATTGGCATCAGCGCCCTGTTGTTCGGCGCTGCCCACATCCCCTTCAGTCCCCTATTCGCCCTGGTAGCGGGGCTGGCCGGGCTGGGCTACGGACTGGCCCTGCACTGCAGCGGGCGCCTGTGGCCGGCGCTGGTGCTGCACGGCGCGGTCAATTTGCTACATCTGTTGCTGCTGAGCTACCCGCTACGTATGGCCTGA